The genome window GTGACACCTATTCGCCGTGGCAAAAAGGTGGCGTCGAAAACGCAATCGGGCGTATGCGCCGAACCCTTCCCAGAAAAACTGATCTGGTCAAACTACCGGAGGAACACTTCGTGCATTTCATACAGGCATACAATAACACGCCCCGAAAATGTCTGGACTTTTGGACCCCGGCAGAGGTATTTTGGAAGGAACTGTTGCACTTCAAATGTGAATTCACCTTCCCGCCTGTGCGGGAATGACCGAGGGTATCCCACGGATCAGTTGCGAAGATAGACCTCGTATGTGTACGACAACGTTTGCTCCTGGCCGGGTTTCAATTCAATCTCCCAAACGAGCACATGACGCGTATTCACTCGCCTCAAACCTTTGGCTGTAGGAATATCCTTCGCTTGAGGAGTAGATTCAACCACTTCGCCGGTGAGGTCCTTTGTCACTTCCAGAGTCGCAGCTTTGCTTTGTCGATTCTGCAGTTTCAGTTCCCCTT of Candidatus Zixiibacteriota bacterium contains these proteins:
- a CDS encoding IS30 family transposase; amino-acid sequence: DTYSPWQKGGVENAIGRMRRTLPRKTDLVKLPEEHFVHFIQAYNNTPRKCLDFWTPAEVFWKELLHFKCEFTFPPVRE